One part of the Paracoccus sp. MBLB3053 genome encodes these proteins:
- the hemA gene encoding 5-aminolevulinate synthase, giving the protein MDYSAALDQAIGKLHEEGRYRTFIDIERRKGAFPHAVWTRPDGTETQITVWCGNDYLGMGQHPAVLAAMHEALDATGAGSGGTRNISGTTVYHKRLEAEIADLHGKEAALVFSSAYIANDATLSTLRKLFPGLIIYSDALNHASMIEGIKRFDGAKRIFRHNDVAHLRELLEADDPAAPKLIAFESIYSMDGDFGPIEAICDLADEFNALTYLDEVHAVGLYGPRGGGVAERDGLLGRIDIFNGTLGKAFGVFGGYIAASAKMVDAIRSYAPGFIFTTSLPPAVAAGAAASISFLKTEDGQALRDQHQLHARILKMRLRGLGMPIVDHGSHIVPVHVGNPVHCKALSDMLLADFGIYVQPINFPTVPRGTERLRFTPSPVHLPKDIDQLVRAMDVLWSQCKLNRSSHVA; this is encoded by the coding sequence ATGGACTATTCGGCCGCCCTCGATCAGGCAATCGGGAAGCTGCATGAGGAAGGCCGTTACCGGACTTTCATTGACATCGAGCGCCGGAAGGGCGCCTTTCCCCATGCTGTCTGGACACGCCCCGATGGCACCGAGACCCAGATCACCGTGTGGTGCGGCAACGACTATCTCGGGATGGGCCAGCACCCTGCGGTTCTTGCCGCCATGCACGAGGCGCTTGACGCGACCGGGGCAGGTTCGGGCGGCACGCGCAATATCTCGGGCACGACCGTTTATCACAAGCGGCTGGAAGCCGAGATCGCGGACCTGCACGGCAAGGAAGCCGCGCTGGTCTTCTCAAGCGCCTATATCGCGAACGACGCGACGCTTTCGACGCTGCGCAAGCTGTTTCCCGGGCTGATCATCTATTCCGATGCGCTGAACCATGCCTCGATGATCGAGGGCATCAAGCGCTTCGACGGGGCCAAGCGCATCTTCCGCCACAACGATGTCGCACATCTGCGCGAACTGCTCGAGGCTGACGACCCCGCTGCTCCGAAGCTGATCGCCTTTGAATCCATCTATTCGATGGATGGCGATTTCGGACCGATCGAGGCCATCTGCGACCTGGCAGATGAATTCAACGCCCTGACCTATCTCGACGAAGTCCACGCCGTGGGCCTTTACGGACCCCGCGGCGGCGGCGTGGCCGAGCGTGACGGCCTGCTCGGGCGGATCGACATCTTCAACGGCACGCTGGGCAAGGCGTTCGGCGTGTTCGGCGGCTATATCGCGGCCTCTGCAAAGATGGTTGACGCGATCCGGTCCTATGCGCCGGGTTTCATTTTCACGACCTCGCTTCCGCCCGCCGTGGCGGCCGGCGCGGCCGCTTCCATTTCCTTCCTCAAGACCGAGGATGGGCAGGCGCTGCGCGACCAGCACCAGCTTCACGCCCGCATCCTGAAGATGCGTCTTCGTGGCCTGGGCATGCCGATCGTGGATCACGGCAGCCATATCGTGCCGGTTCATGTCGGAAATCCCGTTCACTGCAAGGCCTTGTCGGACATGCTGTTGGCCGATTTCGGGATCTATGTGCAACCGATCAACTTCCCCACCGTCCCGCGCGGAACCGAGCGGTTGCGCTTTACGCCGTCGCCGGTTCACCTGCCCAAGGACATAGATCAGTTGGTGCGCGCGATGGATGTTCTCTGGTCGCAGTGCAAGTTGAATCGCTCGTCTCACGTCGCCTGA
- a CDS encoding helix-turn-helix domain-containing protein has translation MIGLRGNAPMHHDEQAAQPPRIEEPDVRLGDLMRGERATLGKSLLDVQRELRIRASYVAAIENCDISAFDTPSFIAGYVRSYARYLGMDSDWTFRRFCQESGFRPTHGMAPAASGPKPQRRPSDPAEALANPHPIFLPKPESMWSSIEPRAIGSVLVMALLACGLGYGGWSVLQEVQKVNLTPGEQPPGVIATLDPVQDAAEPETIDSAQVNLPRPEGIDRTYRPQALEVPVLIARDGPISAIDPGLNAPAMQPAPVVAQSVGAGQAGAGASQPFGPEMPMQVAAVRTVAPDAPAVELLAARPAWVRVTSADGTVLLEKTMDAGERFALPKLESPPTLRTGNSGAVYFAVNGQTYGPAAPGAKVVKNVELSPEALTAKFAFADPSKDPELASMIAVASASPVNPGNAETD, from the coding sequence ATGATCGGGCTGAGGGGGAACGCCCCAATGCATCATGATGAGCAGGCGGCACAGCCGCCAAGAATTGAGGAGCCGGACGTTCGGCTTGGCGACCTGATGCGGGGCGAACGCGCTACGCTGGGCAAGTCGCTGCTGGATGTTCAGCGCGAATTGCGCATCCGTGCCTCTTATGTTGCCGCGATCGAAAATTGCGACATCTCGGCCTTTGATACGCCCAGTTTCATTGCCGGATATGTGCGTTCCTATGCCCGCTACCTTGGCATGGATTCCGACTGGACCTTTCGTAGGTTCTGTCAGGAATCCGGGTTCCGCCCGACCCACGGCATGGCTCCGGCCGCATCCGGCCCGAAACCTCAGCGCCGCCCGTCGGACCCTGCCGAGGCATTGGCCAATCCCCATCCCATCTTCCTGCCCAAGCCGGAAAGCATGTGGTCTTCGATCGAGCCGCGCGCGATTGGTTCGGTTCTGGTGATGGCGCTGCTTGCTTGCGGGCTCGGCTATGGGGGCTGGTCCGTCCTGCAGGAGGTGCAGAAGGTCAACCTGACGCCGGGCGAACAACCCCCGGGTGTGATTGCCACGCTTGATCCGGTGCAGGACGCCGCCGAACCCGAAACGATCGATTCCGCGCAGGTCAACCTGCCGCGTCCGGAAGGGATCGACCGGACCTATCGCCCGCAGGCTCTTGAAGTGCCTGTACTGATCGCGCGGGACGGGCCGATCTCGGCCATTGATCCGGGCCTGAATGCTCCGGCGATGCAGCCGGCACCGGTCGTCGCGCAGTCGGTTGGTGCTGGTCAGGCGGGGGCAGGGGCAAGTCAGCCCTTTGGGCCGGAAATGCCCATGCAGGTGGCTGCGGTTCGCACGGTGGCCCCCGATGCCCCGGCAGTCGAGCTGCTGGCCGCGCGCCCGGCCTGGGTTCGCGTGACCTCGGCGGACGGCACGGTCCTTCTTGAAAAGACCATGGATGCGGGCGAACGATTTGCCCTGCCGAAGCTGGAATCGCCGCCGACCCTGCGCACCGGAAACTCGGGTGCTGTCTATTTCGCGGTCAATGGTCAGACCTACGGCCCGGCTGCTCCGGGGGCGAAGGTGGTCAAGAATGTCGAGCTTTCGCCCGAGGCGCTAACCGCGAAGTTCGCCTTTGCCGATCCGAGCAAGGACCCCGAACTGGCTTCGATGATCGCGGTTGCTTCGGCTTCTCCGGTCAATCCGGGCAACGCCGAGACCGACTGA
- the ispG gene encoding flavodoxin-dependent (E)-4-hydroxy-3-methylbut-2-enyl-diphosphate synthase has protein sequence MTHNPIRPWRNVERRKSRQIMVGNVPVGGDAPISVQTMTNTDTSDVRATLDQVIRAADVGADIVRVSTPDEASTRALREICRESPVPIVADIHFHYKRAIEAAEAGAACLRINPGNIGDERRVREVIRAAKDHGCSIRIGVNAGSLEKHLLEKYGEPCPDAMVESGLDHIKILQDNDFHEFKISVKASDVFLSAAAYQQLAEATDAPIHLGITEAGGLVSGTVKSAIGLGNLLWMGIGDTIRVSLSADPVEEVKVGFEILKSLGLRTRGVQIISCPSCARQGFDVIKTVEALEKRLEHIKTPMSLSIIGCVVNGPGEALMTDIGFTGGGAGAGMVYLAGKQDHKMSNDQMIDHIVQLVEKRASELDAAASAQAAE, from the coding sequence ATGACGCACAACCCGATCCGGCCCTGGCGCAATGTCGAAAGGCGCAAATCCCGCCAGATCATGGTGGGCAATGTTCCGGTCGGAGGCGATGCCCCGATCAGCGTCCAGACCATGACCAATACCGACACCAGCGATGTGCGGGCCACGCTCGATCAGGTCATCCGGGCCGCCGATGTGGGTGCGGATATCGTGCGGGTTTCCACCCCGGACGAGGCATCGACCCGAGCGCTGCGCGAGATCTGTCGCGAAAGCCCGGTGCCGATCGTCGCGGATATCCATTTCCACTACAAGCGCGCGATAGAAGCCGCCGAGGCGGGGGCCGCCTGCTTGCGCATCAACCCCGGCAATATCGGGGACGAACGTCGCGTGCGCGAAGTGATCAGGGCCGCGAAGGATCATGGTTGCTCGATCCGTATCGGAGTGAATGCAGGCAGTCTTGAAAAGCACTTGCTTGAGAAATACGGCGAGCCTTGTCCCGATGCGATGGTCGAATCCGGGCTCGATCATATCAAGATCCTGCAGGACAACGACTTTCACGAATTCAAGATCAGCGTAAAGGCGTCGGATGTCTTCCTGTCCGCGGCTGCCTATCAGCAGCTCGCCGAGGCGACCGATGCGCCAATTCACCTTGGTATCACCGAGGCTGGCGGGCTGGTGTCGGGCACGGTCAAATCTGCGATCGGCCTCGGTAACCTGCTCTGGATGGGAATTGGCGACACGATCCGCGTCAGCCTTTCGGCCGATCCGGTCGAAGAGGTGAAGGTCGGGTTCGAGATCCTGAAATCCCTGGGTCTGCGCACGCGCGGTGTCCAGATCATTTCCTGCCCGAGCTGTGCGCGTCAGGGTTTCGACGTGATCAAGACGGTCGAAGCCCTGGAAAAGCGTCTGGAGCACATCAAGACACCGATGAGCCTGTCGATCATCGGTTGTGTCGTCAATGGCCCGGGCGAGGCATTGATGACCGATATCGGTTTCACCGGCGGCGGTGCCGGCGCTGGCATGGTCTATCTTGCCGGAAAGCAGGATCACAAAATGTCGAATGACCAGATGATTGACCATATCGTCCAACTGGTCGAAAAGCGCGCGTCCGAGCTTGACGCCGCGGCCTCGGCCCAGGCAGCGGAATAA
- a CDS encoding DsbA family protein, which translates to MKAILTAAALATAALPALAFDPANMTEDEKAAFGEAVRDYLMANPNVLVESINVLEERRVADEAKNDKLLVENNKAEILEDGHSWIGGNLDGDITLVEFVDYRCGVCKRVHPELEKLISADGNIRWIVKEFPILTQESDLAARFAVAVLQEGGDAAYKKVHDALMETRGPVNLETLGALADKVGVEKSTVLNRMNTEEVSAVLRKNHQLAEQMRIMGTPTFIIEGEMLRGVPAEGLEGVIERARAEKQQG; encoded by the coding sequence ATGAAAGCCATTCTGACCGCCGCGGCACTGGCGACGGCCGCCCTGCCCGCCCTCGCCTTCGACCCGGCCAACATGACCGAGGACGAAAAGGCGGCCTTCGGCGAGGCCGTTCGCGACTATCTCATGGCCAATCCCAATGTACTGGTCGAGTCGATCAACGTCCTGGAAGAGCGTCGCGTCGCGGACGAGGCCAAGAACGACAAGCTTCTGGTCGAGAACAACAAGGCCGAGATCCTTGAGGACGGGCATAGCTGGATCGGGGGCAACCTCGACGGCGATATCACGCTGGTCGAGTTCGTCGACTACCGTTGCGGCGTTTGCAAGCGGGTGCATCCAGAGCTCGAGAAACTGATCTCGGCCGATGGGAACATCCGCTGGATCGTAAAGGAATTCCCGATCCTGACGCAAGAAAGCGATCTGGCTGCCCGGTTTGCCGTCGCGGTGCTGCAAGAAGGGGGCGATGCGGCCTATAAGAAGGTCCATGACGCGTTGATGGAAACGCGCGGCCCCGTCAATCTGGAAACCCTGGGTGCGCTCGCCGACAAGGTTGGCGTCGAGAAATCGACCGTGTTGAACCGGATGAATACCGAAGAGGTTTCGGCCGTCCTGCGCAAGAACCACCAACTGGCCGAGCAGATGCGGATCATGGGCACCCCCACCTTCATCATCGAGGGCGAAATGCTGCGTGGCGTTCCGGCCGAAGGTCTGGAAGGCGTGATCGAGCGGGCGCGGGCAGAAAAACAGCAGGGCTGA
- a CDS encoding pyridoxal phosphate-dependent aminotransferase produces MRQSRRGQVDPFIVMDVMEAARRAEAGGRHVIHMEVGQPSTPAPEGARKALAAALERPLGYTVALGLPELRKGIAGLYRRWYGLELDPARIIVTPGSSGAFILAFSALFDAGDRVALGEPGYPSYRQILRSMSLEPVGIETWIENRYQPRPEDLPADAQGLILASPGNPSGTVLRREELSALTRRAAELGMAVISDEIYHGLDYGAGFHSALEVTDDVFVINSFSKYFSMTGWRVGWMVVPDSQVRTIERLAQNMFICPPHASQVAAMAALDCFEEADANLSVYAENRKMMLKRLPQIGFSRIAPPEGAFYIYADVSDLTANSLEFAAEILDKAGVAVTPGLDFDPKRGARTLRFSYAGSTADIAEGLDRLAAFMAAR; encoded by the coding sequence ATGAGACAGTCGCGCCGGGGGCAAGTCGATCCCTTCATCGTCATGGATGTCATGGAGGCTGCACGCCGGGCCGAAGCCGGGGGGCGGCACGTCATCCATATGGAGGTCGGGCAGCCGTCGACTCCGGCGCCCGAAGGCGCAAGAAAGGCCTTGGCCGCTGCGTTGGAAAGGCCCTTGGGCTATACGGTGGCTCTTGGTCTGCCCGAACTGCGCAAAGGAATCGCGGGCCTTTATCGCCGCTGGTATGGGCTTGAACTGGACCCGGCGCGCATCATCGTCACTCCAGGCTCCAGCGGTGCATTCATCCTGGCGTTCTCCGCGCTTTTCGATGCCGGGGACCGCGTCGCACTGGGCGAGCCGGGCTATCCCAGCTATCGACAGATCCTGAGGTCGATGTCGCTTGAACCGGTCGGCATCGAGACCTGGATCGAGAACCGATACCAGCCTCGGCCCGAGGATTTGCCTGCGGATGCGCAGGGTCTTATCCTCGCCTCGCCCGGCAACCCCTCCGGGACCGTGTTGCGCCGCGAGGAACTGTCCGCGCTGACCCGGCGCGCCGCCGAGCTGGGCATGGCCGTCATTTCTGATGAGATCTATCATGGCCTCGACTACGGCGCAGGATTCCATTCTGCGCTGGAAGTGACCGATGATGTGTTCGTCATCAACAGCTTCTCGAAATATTTCAGCATGACCGGCTGGCGCGTGGGCTGGATGGTGGTGCCCGATAGCCAGGTTCGAACGATCGAGCGCCTCGCGCAGAACATGTTCATCTGCCCGCCCCATGCCAGCCAGGTGGCTGCGATGGCTGCGCTCGACTGTTTCGAAGAAGCCGATGCAAATCTCTCTGTTTACGCAGAAAACAGAAAGATGATGCTCAAGCGCCTGCCGCAGATCGGCTTTTCCCGCATCGCGCCGCCCGAAGGCGCGTTCTACATCTATGCCGATGTGTCGGACCTGACCGCGAACAGCCTGGAATTCGCCGCCGAGATTCTTGACAAGGCTGGGGTTGCCGTGACGCCGGGCCTGGATTTCGATCCCAAGCGGGGGGCGCGAACATTGCGCTTTAGCTATGCGGGCTCGACCGCAGATATCGCCGAAGGACTGGACAGGCTCGCTGCGTTCATGGCTGCCAGATGA
- a CDS encoding N-acetylmuramoyl-L-alanine amidase has protein sequence MRWAWALLLVMLALPSLAQERSAMARVDLAGSSLTAEGRDKGKPRPLELRLGLSGPVPYRVYFLDGPPRLVIDFREVDFSAADADALAGRSLVPALRWGRFRPGWSRLVMELPGPYALRLAVQNGLQGGAAGAQVMLRLEPVPQAEFRSRGNALSALWDLPEPSLPAMSATPRQNQVLRVALDPGHGGHDPGAEVGAIRESAVLLSFARELSEVLTRAGYDVVQTRNDDSFVGLEQRMTIARAAQADLFISLHADALPEGQAAGLSIHVWNPDSDDRAARQLAARHDRSDLVTGLDLQGTDDQVAAVLMDLARQQTQPRSEAFAKFLLAELTRAKVPMHARPVQGAAFSVLKSPDIPSVLIELGFLTDPRDRANLFNPEWRQSTSNAIAAAIAAWSQDDAVRAGLSRR, from the coding sequence ATGAGATGGGCTTGGGCTTTGCTTCTGGTGATGCTGGCCCTGCCGAGCCTTGCGCAGGAAAGATCGGCGATGGCGCGGGTCGATCTGGCTGGATCCTCGCTGACTGCCGAGGGCAGGGACAAGGGCAAGCCGCGACCGCTTGAACTGCGGCTTGGGCTCAGCGGCCCGGTTCCCTACCGGGTCTATTTCCTGGACGGTCCGCCGCGACTGGTGATCGATTTCCGCGAGGTGGATTTCTCCGCCGCCGATGCAGATGCGCTTGCCGGGCGTAGCCTGGTGCCGGCCCTTCGCTGGGGCCGGTTCCGGCCCGGCTGGTCTCGCCTGGTGATGGAGCTTCCCGGCCCCTATGCGTTGCGGCTGGCGGTCCAGAATGGCCTGCAGGGCGGTGCGGCCGGCGCCCAGGTCATGCTTCGCCTCGAACCGGTGCCTCAGGCCGAGTTTCGATCCCGCGGCAATGCGCTATCGGCGCTGTGGGATCTGCCCGAGCCTTCGCTTCCAGCGATGTCCGCGACACCACGGCAAAATCAGGTTCTGCGCGTCGCGCTGGACCCTGGCCATGGCGGTCATGATCCCGGCGCCGAGGTCGGGGCGATCCGGGAATCGGCGGTGCTCCTGAGCTTTGCGCGCGAGCTCTCCGAGGTTCTGACCCGCGCAGGCTATGACGTGGTGCAAACCCGAAACGACGACAGTTTCGTTGGGCTGGAGCAGCGCATGACGATTGCCCGCGCGGCCCAGGCCGATCTTTTCATCTCGCTTCACGCAGATGCCTTGCCCGAGGGGCAGGCGGCTGGGCTTTCCATCCACGTCTGGAACCCGGATTCGGATGACCGCGCCGCCCGCCAGCTCGCGGCGCGGCACGATCGCTCGGATCTGGTCACCGGGCTTGATCTGCAGGGAACCGACGACCAGGTCGCGGCCGTCCTGATGGATCTGGCGCGGCAGCAGACGCAGCCCCGATCCGAAGCCTTCGCGAAATTCCTGCTTGCGGAACTGACCCGTGCGAAAGTGCCCATGCATGCCCGCCCTGTCCAGGGTGCGGCGTTTTCGGTGCTCAAATCGCCGGACATACCTTCCGTCCTGATCGAATTGGGTTTTCTGACCGATCCGAGGGACCGGGCAAACCTTTTCAACCCTGAATGGCGGCAAAGCACCTCGAACGCCATTGCGGCTGCGATCGCGGCCTGGTCGCAGGATGATGCCGTAAGGGCAGGGCTTTCGCGGCGTTAA
- a CDS encoding penicillin-binding protein 1A yields the protein MLRFVLSFFGAIFAWIVTAIVFVALTLGAVLWMYSRDLPSHEQLAQYSPKTISRVYSSEGKLIDEFAEERRIFVPIDEIPDLVKQAFVSAEDKNFYHHHGFDPRGMAGAMVEAIASRGQSVRGASTITQQVMKNFLLSSDRSIERKIKELILATRLEQTLSKDQILELYLNEIFLGQNSFGVAAAAQTYFNKSLTHLAPHEAATLAAMPQAPGRYHPVRAKARVTERRNYVLREMWQNGYITEAGYRSEAELPLKSVQNGDFPSFQRQLPPRDYFSDEIRRQLSREFGEDEFFGGGLAIRATVEPDLQKIAARALQRALEKFDRSRSIWRGTRVSISPEKLTTEDDWRAALGETRVPRDIPDWYPAVVLSLGDSDATIGIEDIEETATIPAKDVQWARKRLSNGRLADKARVASDLLEIGDVVLVRRMTDDSSGAFIRWTLRQVPEVEGAFMAMDVNNGRVMAMQGGFSYQSSVFNRATQAQRQPGSSFKPFVYAAALDSGFSPATIVVDEPITVNTPEGLWTPQNASGRYYGPAPMRTGIEQSRNLMTIRIARDIGMDTVAKYAEKFGVYDRLSHFLANSLGSQETTLFKMVAAYAMFANGGERVEPTLVDRVQDRRGRTVYRHDRRDCVTCGQATLPPGAAPTIVSNRERVMDAITAYQLTSMMEGVVKRGSGRGVNLPVPVAGKTGTTNDAKDVWFIGFTSNIVAGCYLGYDQPRTLGEGAYGGTLCVPVFNEFMKEVVKEYGGTEFKVPPGGHFVNIDRFTGALLGPNAKGDNVIAEYFRDGQDMSVGMALVDGGFERADPTTLPLYTQGGRDAGRAVTTSTGRKKVIPKKADFGTLSSGGLY from the coding sequence TTGTTGCGCTTTGTCCTTTCATTCTTCGGCGCGATTTTTGCCTGGATCGTCACCGCGATCGTGTTCGTGGCGCTGACCCTTGGGGCCGTGTTGTGGATGTATTCCCGCGATCTGCCCAGCCACGAGCAATTGGCGCAGTACTCGCCCAAGACAATCAGCCGCGTCTATTCCAGTGAAGGCAAGCTGATCGACGAATTCGCCGAGGAAAGGCGGATCTTCGTTCCGATCGACGAAATCCCGGATCTTGTGAAACAGGCGTTCGTCAGCGCCGAAGACAAGAATTTCTATCACCATCATGGGTTTGATCCCCGCGGCATGGCGGGCGCGATGGTCGAGGCGATCGCCTCGCGCGGGCAGAGCGTGCGCGGCGCGTCTACGATCACCCAGCAGGTGATGAAAAACTTCCTGCTTTCCTCTGATCGCAGCATCGAGCGCAAGATCAAGGAATTGATACTGGCGACCCGGCTGGAACAGACGCTGTCCAAGGACCAGATCCTGGAACTTTACCTGAACGAGATCTTCCTGGGGCAGAACAGTTTCGGTGTGGCCGCCGCCGCGCAGACCTATTTCAACAAATCGCTCACACATCTTGCCCCGCACGAGGCGGCCACCCTGGCCGCGATGCCCCAGGCGCCCGGGCGCTATCACCCTGTGCGCGCCAAGGCGCGCGTCACCGAGCGGCGCAACTATGTCCTGCGCGAGATGTGGCAAAACGGCTACATCACCGAGGCAGGCTACCGGTCCGAAGCAGAGCTGCCTCTGAAATCCGTCCAGAATGGCGATTTTCCATCCTTTCAGCGACAATTGCCCCCGCGGGACTATTTCAGCGACGAGATCCGGCGGCAGCTTTCGCGGGAATTCGGTGAAGATGAATTCTTCGGTGGCGGTCTTGCGATCCGGGCCACGGTCGAGCCCGATCTGCAAAAGATCGCAGCGCGCGCGCTGCAGCGCGCGCTTGAGAAATTCGATCGTTCCCGCAGCATCTGGCGCGGCACGCGCGTCAGCATTTCGCCCGAGAAGTTGACGACCGAAGACGATTGGCGTGCGGCCCTTGGGGAAACGAGAGTCCCGCGTGACATTCCCGACTGGTATCCGGCGGTCGTGCTGTCACTCGGCGACAGCGACGCGACCATCGGCATCGAGGATATCGAGGAAACCGCGACGATACCTGCCAAGGACGTCCAATGGGCACGAAAGCGTCTGTCGAATGGCCGGCTTGCGGACAAGGCCCGGGTGGCCTCGGACCTGCTTGAAATCGGCGATGTCGTGCTGGTCCGGCGCATGACCGACGATTCCAGCGGGGCCTTCATCCGATGGACCCTGCGCCAGGTTCCCGAGGTCGAAGGGGCCTTCATGGCCATGGACGTGAACAACGGCCGGGTCATGGCGATGCAGGGCGGCTTTTCGTATCAAAGCTCGGTCTTCAACCGGGCGACGCAGGCGCAGCGTCAGCCGGGGTCCAGCTTCAAGCCCTTTGTCTATGCAGCGGCGCTGGATAGCGGTTTCTCTCCGGCCACGATCGTCGTCGACGAGCCGATCACGGTGAACACGCCAGAAGGCCTGTGGACGCCCCAGAACGCCTCGGGGCGGTATTACGGTCCGGCGCCGATGCGCACCGGGATCGAACAGTCGCGCAACCTCATGACGATCCGCATCGCGCGGGATATCGGGATGGATACGGTTGCGAAATATGCCGAAAAATTCGGGGTTTATGACCGGCTTTCGCATTTCCTCGCCAATAGCCTCGGGTCTCAGGAGACGACGCTTTTCAAGATGGTCGCGGCCTATGCGATGTTCGCCAATGGCGGCGAGCGGGTCGAGCCCACGCTGGTTGACCGTGTGCAGGACCGGCGTGGACGCACCGTCTATCGCCATGATCGGCGCGATTGCGTGACCTGCGGCCAGGCGACGCTTCCTCCCGGCGCCGCCCCGACAATCGTGAGCAACCGCGAACGCGTGATGGATGCCATTACCGCCTACCAGTTGACCTCGATGATGGAGGGCGTGGTCAAGCGCGGTTCGGGGCGAGGGGTAAACCTGCCCGTGCCCGTGGCCGGAAAGACCGGCACGACCAACGATGCCAAGGACGTCTGGTTCATCGGCTTCACCTCGAACATCGTCGCAGGATGCTATCTGGGCTATGACCAGCCGCGCACGTTGGGCGAAGGGGCTTATGGCGGAACGCTTTGCGTGCCCGTCTTCAACGAGTTCATGAAGGAAGTCGTCAAGGAATATGGCGGTACCGAATTCAAGGTTCCGCCGGGCGGCCATTTCGTCAATATCGATCGATTCACTGGGGCGCTGCTGGGACCGAACGCCAAGGGTGACAATGTGATCGCCGAGTATTTCCGGGATGGCCAGGACATGAGCGTCGGCATGGCGCTGGTGGACGGCGGCTTCGAACGGGCCGACCCCACCACCTTGCCGCTTTATACCCAGGGAGGTCGCGACGCCGGTCGGGCTGTCACGACTTCGACGGGACGAAAGAAGGTCATTCCGAAAAAGGCCGATTTCGGCACGCTTTCATCGGGCGGGCTCTACTGA
- the prfB gene encoding peptide chain release factor 2, protein MRAETQATIDAIRKSLKLLGQRMDWETAPHRLEELNAMIEAGDIWSDPARAQKLMRDRQMLSDAVETYRRIESGVKDNVDLIELGELEGDDEIVADAEGSLKELAELSAQKELEALLNGEADGNDTFLEINAGAGGTESADWASMLARMYVRWAEKKGYTVELLSETPGEEAGIRSAAYKISGSNAYGWLKSESGVHRLVRISPYDSAARRHTSFSSVWVYPVVDDNIEITVPDNEIRIDTYRSSGAGGQHVNTTDSAVRITHLPTGIVVTSSEKSQHQNRANAMAALKARLYQMELDKRNAEINAQHAAKGEAGWGNQIRSYVLHPYQMVKDLRTSHETSDTQGVLDGDLDAFMAATLALDVAGKSRAEAQSED, encoded by the coding sequence ATGCGCGCCGAAACCCAAGCCACCATCGATGCGATCCGCAAATCGCTGAAGCTGCTCGGTCAGCGCATGGACTGGGAAACCGCGCCGCATCGGCTGGAAGAACTGAACGCCATGATCGAGGCGGGCGATATCTGGTCCGACCCCGCGCGCGCGCAAAAGCTCATGCGCGACCGCCAGATGCTGAGCGACGCGGTCGAAACCTATCGCAGGATCGAATCCGGCGTGAAGGACAATGTCGACCTGATCGAACTGGGCGAACTTGAAGGTGACGACGAGATCGTCGCAGATGCCGAAGGCTCGCTGAAGGAGCTTGCCGAGCTTTCGGCCCAGAAGGAGCTGGAGGCGCTGCTGAATGGCGAGGCCGACGGCAATGACACTTTCCTTGAAATCAATGCCGGCGCGGGCGGCACCGAAAGCGCGGATTGGGCCTCGATGCTCGCGCGGATGTATGTCCGCTGGGCCGAGAAGAAAGGCTACACCGTCGAGCTGCTCTCCGAAACCCCAGGCGAGGAAGCGGGTATACGCTCTGCCGCCTACAAGATTTCGGGTTCCAACGCCTATGGTTGGCTGAAATCGGAATCGGGCGTTCACCGCCTTGTCCGGATCTCTCCCTACGATTCGGCGGCGCGGCGGCATACGTCCTTCAGCTCGGTCTGGGTCTATCCGGTCGTCGACGACAATATCGAGATCACCGTTCCGGATAATGAAATCCGGATCGACACCTACCGGTCGTCGGGCGCGGGCGGTCAGCACGTGAACACCACCGACTCGGCGGTGCGGATCACCCACCTTCCGACCGGGATCGTCGTGACCTCCTCGGAAAAATCGCAGCACCAGAACCGTGCCAACGCCATGGCTGCCCTCAAGGCGCGCCTTTACCAGATGGAACTCGACAAGCGGAACGCCGAGATCAATGCCCAGCATGCCGCGAAGGGTGAGGCAGGTTGGGGCAACCAGATCCGCTCCTATGTCCTGCATCCCTACCAGATGGTGAAGGACCTGCGGACATCGCACGAAACGTCGGACACGCAAGGCGTTCTCGACGGCGATCTGGACGCGTTCATGGCGGCGACCCTGGCCCTTGACGTGGCGGGTAAATCGCGGGCCGAGGCTCAGTCCGAGGACTGA